One part of the Paenibacillus silvisoli genome encodes these proteins:
- a CDS encoding AraC family transcriptional regulator, producing MKPVRIDAQPEFPFALTYRDTKPPQRELPDHLHDWYELVYVHSGKGSFFIDRTIYDMRAGDLFILPGSTIHRAFPDKDEPVTSTALFLSPILVEQPSLGEAFSYLQCFEQSRASRSFKLECPPELQSRIELCLDEMETELRLGRIGYRHAVVLLTEQLLLAVNREKSGELRPKSLSSFSGPAWMRDILLYIDHRFTEDIGLGSLCARAAVSPAHFSRVFKQLTGMNVTGFIAAKRIIRAKELLLETDDSIATIAAACGFESMPHFHRVFKGIVGLTPAAFRQQAE from the coding sequence ATGAAACCCGTCCGCATTGATGCTCAGCCGGAATTTCCGTTCGCCTTGACCTACCGGGACACCAAGCCGCCGCAGCGGGAGCTGCCCGATCACCTGCACGATTGGTACGAGCTCGTCTACGTCCACAGCGGCAAAGGCTCATTCTTTATCGACCGGACGATCTATGACATGCGCGCAGGCGATCTATTCATTCTCCCCGGCAGCACGATCCATCGCGCGTTCCCGGACAAAGACGAGCCCGTCACCTCGACGGCGCTGTTTCTCAGCCCGATTCTGGTCGAGCAGCCGTCGCTCGGCGAAGCGTTCTCCTATCTGCAATGCTTCGAGCAAAGCCGAGCCAGCCGCAGCTTCAAGCTGGAGTGCCCGCCTGAGCTGCAGTCGCGCATAGAGCTTTGTCTAGACGAGATGGAGACCGAGCTTCGGTTGGGGCGGATCGGTTATCGCCATGCCGTCGTGCTGCTGACCGAGCAGCTGCTCCTCGCCGTTAACCGGGAGAAGAGCGGCGAGCTCAGGCCGAAGAGCTTGTCCTCGTTCAGCGGCCCTGCATGGATGCGGGATATTCTGCTCTACATCGACCACCGCTTCACCGAGGACATCGGCCTCGGCAGTCTGTGCGCCCGCGCGGCCGTCAGCCCGGCGCATTTCAGCCGCGTGTTCAAGCAGTTGACGGGCATGAACGTCACCGGCTTCATCGCCGCCAAGCGCATCATCCGTGCCAAAGAGCTGCTGCTCGAGACGGACGACAGCATCGCCACGATCGCCGCCGCGTGCGGGTTCGAGAGCATGCCCCATTTTCACCGCGTGTTCAAGGGGATCGTCGGGTTGACGCCGGCGGCGTTCCGGCAGCAGGCGGAATGA
- a CDS encoding sialidase family protein, with protein sequence MIDVVSEKQYIFQGEQPFQSSHASTVAVLPGGGVVAAWFAGKHEKSSDVAIWMSRRGEGGEWSAPYKAADEEGIAHWNPVLFVHEHMLVLFYKVGHEITDWFTRVTVSEDGGLTWRAPRELVEGDIGGRGPVRNKPIVLPNGTILAPSSIERHDPDAPGKQIWEAFVDRSADGGRTWEKSEHVPMDLSSYVGTDHWFAKGLIQPTLWSSAELRVHMLLRSTEGFIYRSDSVDGGQTWCEAYQTLLPNNNSGIDVAKLDNGTLALVYNPVSGYATDSPRTPLVIRFSIDNGHTWGDEFVLEEEAGEYSYPAIVSAGDELYVTYTWNRERIAFWRLGVTVGV encoded by the coding sequence ATGATCGACGTCGTTTCTGAAAAACAATATATATTTCAAGGTGAACAGCCTTTCCAAAGCTCCCACGCTTCTACCGTTGCGGTGTTGCCCGGAGGAGGCGTTGTCGCGGCCTGGTTTGCCGGAAAGCATGAGAAGTCGAGCGATGTGGCGATCTGGATGTCGCGCCGCGGCGAAGGCGGCGAGTGGTCGGCGCCGTATAAAGCGGCTGACGAGGAAGGCATCGCCCATTGGAACCCGGTGCTTTTCGTACATGAGCATATGCTTGTCTTGTTTTACAAAGTCGGACATGAAATTACGGACTGGTTCACGCGCGTGACCGTGTCCGAAGACGGCGGCCTCACTTGGCGTGCGCCGCGGGAGTTGGTTGAAGGGGATATCGGCGGCCGCGGCCCGGTTCGGAACAAGCCGATCGTCCTGCCGAACGGGACGATTCTGGCGCCGTCATCGATTGAACGGCATGACCCCGATGCGCCCGGCAAACAAATTTGGGAAGCGTTTGTCGATCGGTCGGCGGACGGCGGCCGCACGTGGGAGAAGAGCGAGCATGTGCCGATGGACCTGTCCAGCTATGTCGGCACCGATCACTGGTTCGCGAAAGGGCTGATTCAGCCGACCCTATGGTCCTCGGCCGAGCTTCGCGTGCATATGCTGCTGCGCAGCACGGAGGGCTTTATCTACCGCAGCGATTCGGTCGACGGCGGGCAAACGTGGTGCGAAGCGTATCAGACGCTGCTGCCGAACAATAACAGCGGCATCGATGTCGCGAAGCTGGATAACGGGACGCTGGCGCTCGTGTACAACCCGGTCAGCGGCTATGCGACGGACAGCCCGCGGACGCCGCTTGTCATTCGGTTCTCGATCGATAACGGTCATACGTGGGGCGATGAATTCGTGCTCGAGGAAGAAGCGGGGGAGTACTCTTATCCGGCCATCGTCTCTGCCGGCGACGAGCTTTATGTCACGTATACGTGGAATCGGGAGCGGATTGCGTTCTGGAGGCTGGGGGTTACGGTCGGCGTTTAG
- a CDS encoding TetR/AcrR family transcriptional regulator: MTFHSKPSLRDQKKEATASALAEVAFELALEHGLDGFVVDDVVQRAGFSRRTFANYFSCKEDAVAAGAITIKNPDAYESYLAGLPKDTSPLELMYLLLKMQLTTAFMQQLRQFVSLSKRHPTLEPYLLSVFHRLQMSAQEVMNEFSQGRYPKGYTHLLAGAVYGAFMPLLDGSLNVHLPGQAEEAAEGALPFEQYLESIFAYLRNGF; the protein is encoded by the coding sequence GTGACCTTTCATTCCAAACCATCGTTACGCGATCAGAAAAAAGAAGCGACGGCCAGCGCGCTGGCTGAGGTCGCCTTCGAGCTGGCGCTCGAGCACGGGCTGGACGGCTTCGTTGTCGATGACGTCGTGCAGCGGGCCGGCTTCTCCAGAAGAACGTTCGCCAACTATTTCTCCTGTAAGGAGGACGCGGTGGCGGCCGGGGCGATTACGATCAAAAACCCCGATGCCTACGAATCGTATCTTGCAGGCTTGCCCAAAGACACCTCCCCGCTCGAATTGATGTACCTGCTGCTCAAAATGCAGCTCACCACCGCGTTCATGCAGCAGCTGCGCCAATTCGTCTCGCTGTCGAAGCGGCATCCTACGCTTGAGCCCTATCTGCTCAGCGTATTTCACCGGCTGCAGATGAGCGCTCAGGAAGTGATGAACGAGTTCTCTCAAGGGCGATATCCCAAAGGGTATACCCATCTCCTCGCTGGGGCAGTGTACGGGGCGTTCATGCCGTTACTGGACGGCAGCCTGAATGTTCACCTGCCGGGTCAAGCGGAAGAGGCTGCCGAAGGCGCACTCCCGTTCGAGCAATATTTGGAGTCGATTTTCGCCTATTTACGAAACGGCTTCTAA